DNA from Halorarum salinum:
CCGACGCCACTCGACCATGGAACGTGTCGCGGTAGCCGACGTGGAAAACGGCGTCCAGCCGGCCGCGGTGCGGAAGCGGCTCACCGACGCGCTCGGCTGTTCGGACCTCGCGATCAACTACTACGAACTCGCGCCGGGCGACTCCTTCGCGTTCGCCTACCACCGCCACGACGCCCAGGAGGAGGTGTTCGTCGTGCTCGCGGGGACGGCGACGTTCGAAACGGAGGAGGGGGACGTCATCGTCGGGCCGGACGAGGCGGTCCGCTTCGCCCCCGGGGAGTTCCAGCGCGGGTGGAACCGGGGGGACGAACGGGTCCGCGCGCTCGCGCTCGGCGCCCCGCTCGCGTACGAGGGCGGCGAGACGCTCGCGGACTGCCCCGGGTGTGAGGAGCGGACGCGCCACGACGTCGTCGCCCCGGACGACGAGGAGGGGGCGCGGGCGGTCG
Protein-coding regions in this window:
- a CDS encoding cupin domain-containing protein, with the translated sequence MERVAVADVENGVQPAAVRKRLTDALGCSDLAINYYELAPGDSFAFAYHRHDAQEEVFVVLAGTATFETEEGDVIVGPDEAVRFAPGEFQRGWNRGDERVRALALGAPLAYEGGETLADCPGCEERTRHDVVAPDDEEGARAVVCNACGEETQRWRRGEHGENGWV